The DNA window gaaaaaggtagttttccaaagaaaatcgattttccggaaaaatcgtaagtgatcggaaaaatccaagatcatattcgggttcagcgagtcaaaatacataagaatcgatgtatcgcacgtcgcggacacgtttaaaatatttttttgatcctctttgagtccgggaaagcttattcacaaatttaggctcggaaaaatcgactTTGCCGGAAAATTggggggtgatggaaaaaaaccgaggtcatattcggattcagcggctTAAAATACATAAGCATGACTGTACCACCAgtccagaaaaatttatacaaataaattgcatgcatgacaaatatacttcaaatttgctcattttccgggggaaaagtcacttttccgaaaaactgaagggtgatgggaaaaaacggaggtcattttcggactcagcggctcaaaatacaTCGGATTAGCCGTTTTTCGtaccggagaaaaattttacctacattctgcagggggtaatagtcgcaaaaacaccaaaaatgcccaaaaatgaccatttttccgggtaaaatcaacttttccggaaaactggagggcgatgggaaaaaacggaggtcatattcggattcagcgcctcaaaatacataaggaTCACTTTATCTCGTACgggagacatttttgtcatttttttttgttgcacagTGTTATCTCACGCCTCTTTTTGGGCTAGCCTGATAGTGAGCGACTATGAACAGAGTGGATGCGattgtgtaaaatttcaaaatgtgtgGTAAGGATGATACCAGTTGTGCATTATGAAGTGTATTTCAAACATTTCTACATACATGTGCTCAATGTGGTTATGCAATGTTCCTATGCGCGACAAACCTGATGGACTATTTCGGTTACATTTTTTCTCCCCTTATTTGactcaaattttaatattttaggcAACAAGGCTTCTAATTGATAAATGGAGGCAGCTTTCAATTTGACTCCTTAAAAATCAATATCATACACCACTAGCTGAACTGGGAGTACTATACCTTTTTAGCTGACATGGATTTCAATTTGTAATTGCACTGGGCAAGGCAATAGCGATCAGGAGGTAATCTGACACCACAGTGAGGCTTGATGACAGGCAAGGGACTGCTATTTTTAACCCGTGCTATTTCCAATAAGATCTGcaattaaaaatacaaacatAGCTATAGGTacaaacttttcaaaaagaaaataaatattaaaaccaCAGCACCCTTGAAGAAATTTCCTTTGTCTCccatccctcaaaattttcaacagcACAGAAGGGCAATGAAGAATTGTAAGTCAAAAATTGCCATAAAATACTACTTAAACAGCAACACCAATATTGACATCTCTGCGTCCTCTAGGAAGGGAATCAAAATGTAGATGATGAAAATGAGCCTTTGCTAAGAATCCTCCACTCCAAAACTGGTAGTAAGCTTTGAATTTGAGATCAGTCTTTCAAACAGTCTGGATCAGTCAACGTACTAGATGCGAAATTCTTATTGTTATGTAGGACTGATGAGTTATTTAACTTGAGGGCAATTAATttaggaggagaaaaaaattagggtaCGTAATTGGCAGCAACTGAAGTATAATTGGAATGTTTggcgttttgatttttgaaactatGTAGGTATGGTGAGATAAGAAAAAGTCCTACCCATACCTTGTGATAAGTCAATTTTTGATGCCTTGTCATGCCGGCGTATGTTTCAATGATTAACCTGCAGGTACTTGAGAGCAGAACTTCATATACCTAGGATACCTTGTAGGTACATGACTCATTCTGAGTTGAGATGCAGAAAAAATACAGTTGTTCATTAAggagcaatttgatttttaattaaCCCTAAGACTTACATCTCTTGGCGGTGGGTTGGTAAACATGCGATCCATCTTTAGCTGAATTGCAAGCTTAATATCTTCCACATCCAAGGCTTTTTTCCTTGCATGATTTGCATACAGTCTCGCATCATCCAGGATTCCAGTTACATATCCTAGAAAAAaaggatgagaaaaaaatcactaaaaaagagTAATTTGGAGcctttcttaaaatatttttccttccttGTGACACTTTGGTAACGCATGTCCCAAACCTTTAACAAGTAGAACAAAATGGCATAACGCTCTGATGCTCACCTCAACCTCCCTCTCTCCCTAAAGCATCATGTACCTAATGAACCGCCCCTAATATTGTGAACTGCACAATTTCAATGACAAAATATAATATTGCAAATGCCTCAGTATCATGGGCTTATGTATTTGCTAGgcgtgaaggaaaaagaggACTTTAAATGGATTTTGTGTCAGATAGTTGGCAGTTGTTTGTTTTCCGTCAGTACGCAACTACACTGTTGCAGTCCGAtaacaattaaaaattgactGCGAGTGATAACAATTCTTAGAACagttaagtgaaattttttactcCATTTGACAGTCAAATGTAAAAAACTGTCAACTTATCTAATGTGAGTTTCAGGAAGGATTTCATGAATGGCCAACATTCGACAGCTAGTCCCCATTGTATTAATTAAAGTCCTACACCAAAAGCTGAACTTAAACTAACTAAAGGGTGGACCCGAATATGTAAATGGAGTAAAATTTGCGATAAAAAGATGAATGACTTGTCTCGCAATAATATCAATGTGAATTTTTGCTGGATTTATGGAGCAATGGTTATGAAGCTACATCTTGAAAACAGCTCTTGTCAATATCAAATTTATAATTTGCAAGTATTGCGTTGGGTAACTCCTAGCAAGTGGATGCTGTGGATTTAGAAGATTTCTAGTGAGCGATGCAAAGAGAGTAAAAGTTTTCGTGTGACCATTTTCGTCAAACGAATCAAATATTTTCGCGAGAACGATTTCTCCCTCGAGCCTCGATCACATTCTATGCTTGGGCTGCAATCTGCTTTTACAAGATACAGAACTTAATTTGGTGTTCAAATGAGGGACGTGAGTTGCAGTCAAGTATACATGCCAGCGTTGTTGGGTAACAAGTTAAAGTACtgcagcggggcgattattgacaTGACATCAACTCTATGTCGCGCCATTGACTGAGAGCCACTCAGTCGATGGcacgacacgacaaagcggcgacatagagtcgatatcatttcaataatcgccctgCGGGGCACCTGACGATGGTCACACTATCCGCTAAGCAAGTTCAGGTGTTCGCCGTTGCAAATTTCACAGCTTTGCAGCTGACGAGGAGGGAGGAAGTTCCATGTCTTGCTATAAAGAGATAGAGGACGTTCTCAGCACTTGATTTTCGAGAAACAAAAtgggaaaaattcatttaagaaaaattgtattgaaaatgATAGTGTTTATTTACATCTGCGGTAAaggtaaacataacctcaaacacaGAGTGAAGTCGTGTTTCCCGAAATAACAGAGGTAATATGAACATTTTGATGGGTACTTACGGTAGGTAAACTCTAAAAGTTGATTTATTACACGCGGCTCATGGTCGTTGATCCctagttctttcataattgaCAAAATAACTTGCGCATCCTTAGGAAGCGACTTCGACGTCGCCATGTTGAAATCACACGATTCGGACATGGTGAACGGTGAGAGCGGGACGGAGGCGGATTTCGAATTTGCGCTTCGTCACGCGATGCGCGGTGGCGCTAGACTGGAGCGGTAGGGTTTCCTCGCTTTCCACGCAGTTTCCTACGCGCTTGAGCGTGCCTCGCGTGGAAATGCGCAGGACAGGATTGATCTATTTCTGGCCGATGCGATGgtccggcgcacggtggatcgagtcaatacgagaggtcgcacaaaatttgaaaacttcaataGCTCTgactccgttaatacaaaactttgaggttctaaaaatggttccattggtttcctcgtaaaattttcttcctgaaCCACCCCTTATAATTTCAAATGTggcgaaatgaacatcaaaatttgattgtGCGGCGTGCACAATAGTGCCAGAACGTGACTGCAAAAACATaggcccaaaaaaaaaaaaaaaaaaaaaatagccgaAAAGGGTTTCCTAATACGAAGATAATAATAATTGTTtaagcatttttgaaaaatatttcaagaggTCATTGCTACCGATAGCATTGACAGGCCGATAAGCATTTGGAGGAAATCCTAGCTTTAGGTTTTCCGATGTTTTCTAGATGTAACCGGTCGTGAGGAAAAGAATATCAGCCTGCGGAGGCAGATATTCAGCTGAGCTGTTATCGTCCGAGTGGAGTCTAGAACTCTTCTGGGGATTTCAGTTCAATTATGTTCTTATTCAGCGcgtaaaacaagaaaatgcaGGATTCGTTTTGAAATCCTGGGTAGGTGTATGCTCATGTTTACGGCTTACCGCCTAGGAAGCTTTCACcgtcattttttcattcgatcTGGCAACACTCACTACC is part of the Bemisia tabaci chromosome 1, PGI_BMITA_v3 genome and encodes:
- the Taf9 gene encoding transcription initiation factor TFIID subunit 9, whose product is MSESCDFNMATSKSLPKDAQVILSIMKELGINDHEPRVINQLLEFTYRYVTGILDDARLYANHARKKALDVEDIKLAIQLKMDRMFTNPPPRDILLEIARVKNSSPLPVIKPHCGVRLPPDRYCLAQCNYKLKSMSAKKPIKPLSTFQSSSSLGKSGARPPQTPIMKKPPQGPTIKIAPKPIVKVASGADELQTLKDPSSSTTSAQGSSEDVVVKMETDEIIETVVVKQEDL